Proteins co-encoded in one Streptococcus pyogenes genomic window:
- a CDS encoding ABC transporter ATP-binding protein has protein sequence MIEFKHVSKLYGDKEALSDLNVTINDGEIFGLIGHNGAGKTTTISILTSIIEASYGEVFVDGQLLTENREAIKKQIAYVPDSPDIFLNLTPNEYWQFLAKIYGVSDEDREERLAQLTTLFELKEEVNQTIDSFSHGMRQKVIVIGALVSNPNIWILDEPLTGLDPQASFDLKEMMKAHAASGHTVLFSTHVLSVAEQLCDRIGILKKGKLIFVGTIDELKEHHPDKDLESIYLELAGRKAQEEG, from the coding sequence ATGATAGAATTTAAACATGTTTCAAAGTTGTATGGCGACAAAGAAGCTCTCAGCGATTTAAACGTCACCATCAATGACGGTGAAATTTTTGGCCTTATCGGACATAATGGTGCAGGTAAAACCACGACCATCAGCATTTTGACTTCTATTATCGAAGCGAGTTATGGCGAAGTATTTGTGGATGGTCAACTTCTGACAGAAAATAGAGAAGCTATCAAAAAACAAATTGCTTATGTGCCAGATTCTCCTGATATTTTCTTGAATCTAACTCCAAATGAGTATTGGCAGTTTTTAGCTAAAATTTATGGGGTGTCAGACGAGGACAGAGAAGAACGGTTAGCACAGCTGACAACACTTTTTGAACTGAAGGAAGAAGTTAATCAAACCATTGATAGTTTCTCACATGGGATGCGCCAAAAAGTGATTGTGATTGGTGCTCTTGTATCAAATCCTAACATCTGGATTTTGGATGAACCATTAACAGGTTTGGATCCTCAGGCTTCTTTTGACCTTAAAGAAATGATGAAAGCTCATGCAGCTTCTGGACATACAGTCTTATTTTCGACTCACGTGCTATCAGTCGCTGAGCAGTTATGTGATCGTATCGGGATTCTAAAAAAAGGGAAATTGATTTTTGTTGGAACGATTGATGAGTTGAAAGAACACCATCCTGACAAAGACTTGGAGAGCATCTACCTTGAACTCGCTGGGCGTAAGGCGCAAGAAGAGGGGTGA
- the proB gene encoding glutamate 5-kinase, with protein sequence MMKRQFEDVTRIVIKIGTSSLVLPTGKINLEKIDQLAFVISSLMNKGKEVILVSSGAMGFGLDILKMEKRPTNLAKQQAVSSVGQVAMMSLYSQIFAYYQTNVSQILLTRDVVVFPESLANVTNAFESLISLGIVPIVNENDAVSVDEMDHATKFGDNDRLSAVVAGITKADLLIMLSDIDGLFDKNPTIYEDAQLRSHVANITQEIIASAGGAGSKFGTGGMLSKVQSAQMVFENKGQMVLMNGANPRDILRVLEGQPLGTWFKQIEEVRHD encoded by the coding sequence ATGATGAAACGACAATTTGAAGATGTAACACGTATCGTAATTAAAATTGGCACTAGTTCATTAGTGCTACCAACAGGTAAAATTAATTTAGAAAAAATCGACCAACTGGCTTTTGTGATTTCAAGTTTGATGAATAAGGGCAAGGAAGTTATTTTAGTATCATCGGGAGCGATGGGATTTGGACTAGATATTTTGAAAATGGAAAAACGTCCGACCAATCTTGCTAAACAACAGGCAGTTTCCAGTGTTGGTCAGGTAGCCATGATGAGTCTTTATTCACAAATTTTTGCATACTACCAAACCAACGTGTCACAAATTTTATTGACGAGAGATGTGGTGGTTTTCCCAGAAAGTCTAGCCAATGTTACCAATGCTTTTGAAAGTCTGATTAGTTTGGGCATTGTGCCGATTGTTAATGAAAACGATGCGGTTAGTGTGGATGAAATGGATCATGCGACTAAATTTGGAGATAATGACCGTTTATCTGCTGTTGTTGCTGGTATTACAAAAGCTGATTTATTAATCATGTTGTCTGATATTGATGGCCTTTTTGATAAAAACCCTACTATTTATGAGGATGCGCAGCTACGCAGCCATGTTGCTAATATTACGCAAGAAATCATTGCGTCAGCAGGTGGTGCGGGCAGTAAGTTTGGCACAGGTGGGATGCTAAGTAAGGTGCAGTCTGCTCAGATGGTATTTGAAAACAAAGGACAGATGGTCTTGATGAATGGAGCTAATCCCAGAGATATTTTAAGAGTGCTTGAAGGGCAACCACTAGGCACCTGGTTCAAGCAGATAGAAGAGGTAAGGCATGACTGA
- a CDS encoding bacteriocin immunity protein has product MEKKRQRLYDVIRQAYDYPENRENVALSQLLLAASNRLIKHSNPLLVAYQLNQDVDNYLLDNDILLPKSLCRFKQSLEKYILEEASSV; this is encoded by the coding sequence ATGGAAAAGAAACGACAGCGCTTATACGATGTGATTAGACAGGCTTATGATTATCCAGAAAATCGTGAAAATGTGGCCTTGTCGCAGCTACTTTTAGCAGCTTCTAATAGATTAATTAAACACAGTAACCCACTTCTTGTTGCCTACCAACTAAACCAAGATGTGGATAATTACTTACTTGATAATGACATTTTACTTCCAAAATCGCTTTGCCGTTTTAAGCAGTCATTGGAAAAGTATATTTTAGAGGAAGCCTCATCAGTCTAG
- a CDS encoding glutamate-5-semialdehyde dehydrogenase yields MTDMRRLGQRAKQASLLIAPLSTQIKNRFLSTLAKALVDDTQTLLAANQKDLANAKEHGISDIMMDRLRLTSERIKAIAQGVQQVADLADPIGQVIKGYTNLDGLKILQKRVPLGVIAMIFESRPNVSVDAFSLAFKTNNAIILRGGKDALHSNKALVKLIRQSLEKSGITPDAVQLVEDPSHAVAEELMQATDYVDVLIPRGGAKLIQTVKEKAKVPVIETGVGNVHIYVDAQADLDIATKIVINAKTKRPSVCNAAEGLVIHEAVAARFIPMLEKAINQVQPVEWRADDKALPLFEQAVPAKAEDFETEFLDYIMSVKVVSSLEEAISWINQYTSHHSEAIITRDIKAAETFQDLVDAAAVYVNASTRFTDGFVFGLGAEIGISTQKMHARGPMGLEALTSTKFYINGDGHIRE; encoded by the coding sequence ATGACTGATATGAGAAGGTTAGGGCAAAGGGCAAAACAAGCTAGTCTTTTAATAGCACCTTTGTCGACGCAAATTAAAAATCGCTTTTTAAGCACCTTAGCAAAGGCATTAGTTGACGATACACAGACTCTCTTAGCCGCTAACCAAAAAGATTTAGCGAATGCTAAAGAACATGGTATTTCTGACATCATGATGGATCGCTTGCGCTTAACTTCAGAACGGATTAAAGCGATAGCACAGGGAGTTCAACAGGTTGCTGACTTAGCTGATCCAATCGGACAAGTCATTAAGGGCTATACTAACCTCGATGGCCTTAAAATCCTCCAAAAGAGAGTTCCTCTAGGGGTGATTGCGATGATTTTTGAGAGTCGTCCGAATGTTTCAGTGGATGCTTTTAGTCTGGCGTTCAAAACCAATAATGCGATCATCCTAAGGGGAGGAAAAGATGCCCTTCACTCAAATAAAGCTTTGGTGAAGTTGATCCGACAAAGTCTGGAAAAATCAGGGATCACCCCAGATGCTGTCCAGCTAGTTGAGGATCCCTCACATGCTGTCGCTGAAGAATTGATGCAGGCAACGGATTATGTAGATGTTTTGATTCCACGTGGTGGTGCTAAATTAATTCAGACCGTTAAGGAAAAAGCAAAAGTGCCTGTCATCGAAACAGGTGTGGGGAATGTGCATATCTATGTGGATGCTCAAGCTGACTTAGATATAGCTACTAAGATTGTTATCAACGCTAAAACAAAGCGCCCAAGTGTTTGCAATGCAGCTGAGGGATTGGTAATTCACGAAGCTGTAGCAGCAAGGTTTATTCCTATGCTTGAAAAAGCGATCAATCAAGTTCAGCCAGTAGAATGGCGGGCAGATGACAAGGCTTTGCCGTTATTTGAGCAGGCAGTGCCTGCAAAAGCAGAGGATTTTGAGACCGAATTTTTAGATTATATCATGTCTGTTAAGGTTGTTTCCTCTTTGGAAGAAGCTATTTCTTGGATAAATCAGTATACTAGTCACCATTCCGAAGCTATCATCACAAGGGATATTAAGGCAGCAGAGACCTTTCAAGATTTAGTGGATGCTGCTGCTGTTTATGTCAACGCTTCAACACGATTTACCGATGGTTTTGTTTTTGGGCTTGGTGCTGAAATTGGGATTTCTACTCAAAAAATGCACGCCCGTGGGCCAATGGGCTTAGAAGCCTTGACCAGCACTAAATTTTATATTAATGGGGATGGACATATCAGAGAATAA
- a CDS encoding ABC transporter permease, producing the protein MNWSTIWELIKINILYSNPQSLANLKKRQEKHPKENFKAYKSMMRQQALMIAMFLVIYLFMFIGVDFSHYPGLFSFDVAMFFIMSTLTAFSSLYTIFYESNDLKLYIHLPVTSEELYIAKIVSSLGMGAVFLMPLISLLLIAYWQLLGNPLSILVAIVLFLVLLVSSMVLAIYINAWVGKIIVRSRKRKLISTIMMFVSTFGAFVLIFAINISNNKRTMTDGVFTDYPTIPYFKGFYDVVQAPFSTAALLNFWLPLLLILAMVYGIVTKVMPTYYREAFYISNENKVKQTKKPVNRPHQNQSLAQLLRKHHLLTLQNATLLTQTYLMPLMYVMLFIGPSLSRGTGFFKHISPDYFGVALLFGVSLGVMCATPTSFIGVGISLEKDNFTFIKSLPITLKKFLMDKFCLLVGLQLIVPMVIYLVFGLFVLHLHPLLTIAFCLGYALSLIVQGELMYRRDYRLLDLKWQDMTQLFTRGDGQWLTMGLIFGNLIVAGVLGFGAVIIANIIQQPLLISILLSCLILMVLGLAQLWIQKTFWKSLERL; encoded by the coding sequence ATGAATTGGTCTACTATTTGGGAACTTATCAAGATAAACATTCTTTATTCCAATCCACAAAGTTTAGCTAACCTCAAAAAGCGTCAGGAAAAACACCCGAAAGAAAACTTCAAAGCCTATAAAAGCATGATGAGGCAACAGGCCTTAATGATTGCCATGTTTTTGGTGATTTACCTTTTTATGTTTATTGGTGTCGATTTCAGTCATTATCCAGGACTTTTCTCCTTTGACGTTGCTATGTTTTTTATCATGTCAACCTTGACAGCCTTTAGCTCTCTTTACACCATTTTTTATGAAAGTAATGACCTAAAACTTTATATTCACTTACCAGTAACGTCAGAAGAACTCTATATTGCAAAAATTGTCTCGTCGCTAGGGATGGGTGCTGTCTTTTTGATGCCTCTTATCTCTCTTCTCTTAATTGCCTATTGGCAACTCTTGGGAAATCCTTTGTCTATTTTAGTAGCTATCGTGCTCTTTTTAGTGTTACTAGTGAGTTCTATGGTATTAGCTATTTATATCAATGCTTGGGTAGGCAAAATCATTGTAAGAAGTCGCAAACGAAAACTCATTTCAACTATCATGATGTTTGTCTCAACTTTTGGCGCTTTCGTCTTAATTTTTGCGATTAATATTAGTAACAACAAGCGTACGATGACGGATGGCGTATTTACTGATTACCCAACTATTCCCTATTTCAAAGGATTCTATGATGTTGTTCAGGCACCGTTTTCTACTGCGGCCCTCCTTAACTTTTGGTTGCCATTGTTACTTATCCTAGCTATGGTATATGGTATTGTCACAAAAGTGATGCCAACTTATTATCGTGAGGCTTTTTATATTAGTAACGAGAACAAAGTCAAGCAAACTAAAAAACCAGTTAATCGTCCTCATCAGAATCAATCACTGGCGCAGTTGTTGCGAAAACATCACCTATTAACGTTACAAAATGCAACTTTACTGACACAAACCTATCTCATGCCCCTGATGTATGTGATGCTTTTTATCGGTCCAAGTTTGTCACGTGGCACAGGTTTCTTTAAGCATATTTCCCCAGATTACTTTGGGGTAGCCTTATTATTTGGGGTTAGTTTGGGTGTCATGTGTGCAACACCAACCAGCTTTATTGGAGTAGGTATTTCACTTGAAAAGGATAACTTTACCTTTATTAAAAGCTTACCAATAACGTTAAAAAAATTCTTGATGGATAAATTTTGCTTGCTTGTAGGTCTGCAGCTGATTGTGCCTATGGTGATTTATCTTGTGTTTGGTCTCTTTGTGTTGCACCTGCATCCTCTTCTAACGATTGCTTTTTGTCTTGGCTACGCCCTATCACTGATTGTGCAAGGGGAATTGATGTATCGTCGTGACTACCGGCTTCTGGATTTAAAATGGCAAGACATGACGCAACTCTTTACCAGAGGAGATGGGCAATGGTTAACAATGGGACTTATCTTTGGTAATTTAATAGTTGCAGGTGTGCTAGGTTTTGGAGCTGTTATCATTGCCAATATTATCCAACAACCTCTGTTGATTAGTATTCTATTGAGTTGTCTAATACTAATGGTTTTAGGTCTTGCGCAATTATGGATTCAAAAAACCTTCTGGAAAAGCTTAGAGAGGCTTTAA